A stretch of DNA from Endozoicomonas sp. 8E:
GCGATCAAACAAAGACTTTGGATGATTTTAACATTCCGTCTGAACTCCAGCCGATCATTCCACCTCACCGGACATTGCCCGAAGCGGGCAACAATAACCTGGTGATTTTGTATAAGATTGTTCTGGATATCATCCACAGGGTCAATCAATCTGAACAGCAGCCGCCCTTAAGACAATTTGAAAAATGTTGCTTTGCTGAGTACCTGGTTCAATTGTTACTGCTCTATTCAAACCCAATTGAATCTATTCGTGACCTGTTAGAGAAAATACCAGATTCAATACTAATCTGTGACATTATGTTTTTTGCAAAATCATTGACATTCTCTATCTCTTTTCGCAACGCTTTTTTACGACTTAAACAACACCCATCGCGCGATGAATTAGAACGCCTTTCAAATGGGCTGATGTGGCGGGCGCTTACTCACTCACAACGAGTGCTTTCTATAAAGCCTGTAATCAATCACAGTGCTAATGGCTACTTAAAGCAGGGAGCCAGGCCAAAACCTCCCGCCCTTGCTGATCAGCAAAACCCCTCTTCCCAAAAGCGATTACAGACAAGACGTGCACATGATAATCATCAGACCAATGAGGCACACGAACGATCCGATTTGCAAGTGTCGAGGAGAAATCAAAACGTCTTAACTCCATATCCGATCACTGATTCCCTTCTCGTCGAGCTGAAAAGAGACGCTGAGGAAAAAAGAGAGAAAAAAAGACAACGAATAAGACAGATAGAAAGACAACGGAAGGCAGGAGCCAGCCCGGCGATGCAGAGCAATGGCAAAGAGTGTTCTGCTTCTTACCAGCAGTCGAGCAACCATAATGAGGAGACAAACCCACCGGACGGGCAGCTAAAGACATCTGTGCAAGAAAACCGAAAGCCTTTATGCGGTCATTACCATAGGTTATGCCGTGTAAACTTTGGTTGCTGTGCCGGGTATTTCCCCTGCCAAAGCTGCCATAACATGAGTGACGATTGCGAGGTTAAAGATCGTCGGGCTGATAAAGCAATAAAGCTAAAGTGTTCTATCTGTAACTATGAGGGGGACATTACGGAAGACTCCCAGACCTGCCCGGGATGCAACCAGCTGATGTCGGACTATTTCTGTGCACAATGCAAACACTTCACCAATTTAGAAAAAAAACCGTTCCACTGTGATAAATGCGGCATTTGCCGAAAATACAAGGATAAGTGCTTTCACTGTGATGTTTGTAATGTCTGCCTGGATATAAGGTATCAAGACAATCACAAATGCCGGAAAAACTCAGGCCACGATGAGTGCTGTATCTGCCTGGAAGATGCCTTCTCCGGCTGCGTGATACTGAGTTGCTCCCACAAAGTACATCGTGAGTGCGGCACTGCAATGATTAAAAGTGGGATAACAACCTGCCCTGTTTGCAGACGCTCTCTGTACAACCCGTAATATAGCAATTCAGACACACTTGACTATTCTCTATTTCTACTACAAATAACAGGACTGACCAATGATGTTCCTTTATTTTTCAAAGCAGAACTGTTTTTGCGCATTCTGTCTATCAGATAAAGAGAACAGGTTGCAATTATTGACACAAGTTATGTAGTGCGATTTGAATGCATTTTTACCGCCTGTTCACAGCATTTGTTCTTTCACTACTGGCTATGGCGGTTGTGCCTTTATGCTATTCCTTAACCATCATTGACCGACATAATCCCAACGACAGGGTTCGGATTGAAATCAATGATGGTACAGATCCTCAGGGGGTGAGTCAGTGGCAATTGAGTTTGCTGCTTCCACCTCCTCCACCATGGGGAGGAGGTGGAAGGCCATCGGGACTATTCGAAATAGATCTGGTTATCCTGAAACCCGTCATCAACTGGCTGATCTACATTGGCAAGGATTCTATCTCCTTTGAGGAACAGCCATCCCCGGCGCATTTGAAAGTGTCACGCGTTAACGCAGATGGCTCTCCCACTGAAGCCGCTATAAACGTGGGTTGGCTTGACTTCCTGAATATAGAACAACTGACCGATGTTAATTTCTGGAACAACCTCTTCCAGCGTGCCGCCACTTCTTGCCCGGCGGGCGACAGTCATCAATGGCAGCTTGGCTGTTTGAAACTGTTTTTTGAACGCACTGCCCTGAAGACAAATCATTCAGGTGGCTTAAAGGCAGTTAATGGGGGTGGAGAACCATCGGGCAAGGTGCCCGATAAAGCACCAGAGGACGAAAATAACGCCCATCAAAAAGAGAAAAAAGATCAACCTGAAGATCAGCAGAACCATTCATCGGGAGAAAACAATTACGGCAGGGAAGAGGGTGATAACAGAAAAGACGACAATGGAAAAGAAAGTAAAAAAAACACCAGAACTCAGGACCTTCAGGTCATTGCGAACCAACTCGTAGCCCTCATTGAAAGCGACGATCCCGATGCCGTTTTTAAGCTCAGGCAAATACTGGAAGAGCTGGACATGCCTCAGCGCTTGCAGGTTCTGGAAATAAAAAGCACAAACACCGGGAAAAATGCTTTTACTCCTCTTGAGGCGATATTGGAGCTGCAGCGTTCTTTCTATGAAAACTCAACGCGCAACCGGTTTATCGAGCAGCTGATAGAAGCTACGAGCGATCAAACAAGGACCCTGGATAATCTTAACATTCCGTCTGAACGCCAACCAATGATTCCACCGGACCGGTCAATACCCGAAGCTGGCGACAATAACCTGATGATTTTGTTTAAGATTGTTCAGGACATCATCAACAGGTTCAATCAATCTGACCTGCAACCATCAATAGGACACTTTGAAAAATCTTGCTTTACTGAGTACTTCGTTCAATTACTCCTGCTCTACTCAAACCCACTTGAATCCATTCGTGAGCTGTTAGGGAAAATATCAGATTCAGTCATCAAACATGATATTATGATTTCTGCACAATCATTGACATTCTCCACTCCTTTTCGCGCTATCCTTATACAACTTGATCAGCACCCATCGTTCCATGAATTAGAACGCCTCTCAAATGAATTGATAAGGCAGGTGCTTACTTCCCAGTTACTGCAAGAGCCCTCAGTACTGCTGCCTTTAACAGAGCCTGTAGCCAGTAACTGTGATAATACCTCCAATAGTTCAAGCACAAACAACTCAAATAGATTCACACATTACACCCGGCAAGTTAACCGCTACCGAAGTGACTCCGGGTCTAGTGTCAGTTCCCCTGTCTTGCCAGCCGATAGATACTTACAGCAAGGGGCCAGGCCAAAGCTGCCTGACCCTGCTGATCGGCAAAATCCCTCTTCCCAAAAGCGATTTCAGACAGGACGTTCCTATGGTAATCATCACACCAACGGTGCGCACAACCGATCCGATTTGGAGGCGTCTGGCATAAATCAAAACTTCTCAACTCAACATTCGACCGATGACTCCCTTCTCGTAGAGCTGAAAGGTCGCGCTCAGGAAAAAAAAGAGAAAAAAAGACAACAGACTAAAGAGTTAACTGAAGAGGCTCAAAAATTACGAATAGAGAAGCAGTCTTTAACTGCAGAGGTTCAAGCGTTAAGAACAGTGATTCAGGAGCTAACTGAGGAGATTCAAGGATTAAGACTAGAGAATCAGGAGTTAGTTGCGACGAATAAAAACCTGGTTACAAAAGATCAGGAGCTTTATAAGTGTATGGTCAAAGCAAACACTGAAGCGCTACATTTGAAGGAACAAATCAAAAAGTTGCACGTTGATCTCAGAAGACAACAAGAATTAGTAGACCATTTGATCCATCGAGCAGATAATCAGACGGCATCGGCCAATCTGCTCCATCAGATGTTTCAGGCTAATAGTCTGGCGGTACGTAGCAATGGCACAGCGTTTTTTGTTCCTTTCCATCCGAACAACAATGAGAAGGCAAACCCGCCGAAAGAGCAGTTAAAGACATCTGCACAAGAAAAACGAAAGCCATTGTGCAGAGATTACCGCAGGCTCTGCTATGTAAAATTTGAGTGCTGTCAATGGTACTTCCCTTGCCATAGGTGTCATAACGAAAGTGATCGATGCGAAGTTACCTCTCGAATAGCTCTTCACGCAACGCGGCTTTTATGCTCTGTGTGTGGATTCAATGGGGAGATTACGGAAAATTCTCAGACATGCCCTAACTGCAATGAGCAAATGTCGCAATATTTCTGTGCAAAGTGCAAACACTTCACCGATATGGAAAAAAAACCCTACCACTGCGATAAATGCGGCATATGCCGAGTTGAAGAGGATAAAAACTTTCACTGTGATACTTGCAATGTCTGTCTGGATACAGGGTTACAAAATAATCACAAATGCCAGGAAAACTTAGGGCAAAATCTTTGCTGCATCTGCCTGGAAGATACTTTCACCAGCTCCATCAGGCTGAACTGCTCTCACATAATTCATTACGAGTGCGGCATTGCGATGATTCATAACGGGATTCGCACCTGCCCTGTTTGCAGACATTCTCTATACGATCCGCCGGTTGAAAACAATCATTAACCATCTCACCGGATTTAATAGTCGCCGCCATTAAATAGCAGCACCGAACTGCTACCACAGCCCGGTATCAGGCCCTGCAAGGCTCTTTCAGGTTGATACTGACGAAGGCTCTGTTGCACAAAAAAGTAACACAAATAGCAATTCAGAAATTCTTGTCTACTCTCTGTTTGTCTTACGGATAATAAAACCGGTCAATAATGTTCCCTTATTTTGCCAGAGCAGAAAGTCAGCACAGATTGTCCTGGCGTTTTCTGTCAGACAGTGAGGGCGGGTTGGTATTAATAACACACGTTGTGCAGAAAGATTTGAATGCATTCTTACCGTTCATTCATAACATTTGTTCTTTTCCTGATGACTATGTGGGTTGTGACCTTATGCTATTCCTCAACCATCATTGACCGACATAACCCCGGTGGGCAAAAGGTTCGGATTGAAATAAACGACGCTACAGACCCTCAGGCTGTCAGTCAGTGGCAGGTGAGTTTGCTGCTTCCGGACAGTTTCAACAATCAAAACAGCACCCTTTGCTTTAAGGCACCCGTGGTGTCAGCAGATTCCAACAGTATTGCGATATTGATGACGAACGACCAGAGCAACTATTGCTACCAACTGTTGATACTGACAAAAAAACAAATACCCGACTTCCAACACCTCTCTCAACAGGCCTCTAAAAATGGCACACTTATTCGCTTGAAATCCGCGACGGCAGACAAACCAGAATTAACTTCTGTAACCACCGATCAACTCCTTAACGGCAAACCTCATACTACCCCATTAACCCTTTTGGTCTATTCCGACAACACGACCGGCGGTGAACTGGAAACCGGCCAAACCTGGAATAACACAGTGACATTAACAGGCGGCAAGCTCGCTGGCATCGCTGATTTTCCCGGTGGCGGCAACGGTGGCTTCTTCTATTCACGCCCACCCTGGGGAGGTGGCGGGGGGAGACCATCGGGATTATTTGAAATAGATCTGGTTATCCTGAAACCCGTCATCAACTGGCTGATGTCCATTGGCAAGGATTCTATTTCGTTTGAGGAGCAACCCTCCCCGGCGCGTCTGAAAATGACACGGGTTAATGCCGATGGCTCTTCCAGCGAGGCTGCTATACCTGTTGGCTGGCTTGACTTCCTCAATATTGAACAACTGAACGATGTTGATTTCTGGAATACCCTCCTCCAACACGCCGCCACTTCCTGCCCCGCCAGCGAAAGCCTCCAATGGCAGCTTGCCTGTTTCAAACGATTTCTTGAGCGTAGTGCCTTGAAGACAAATCATGGCGGTGGCCTGATGGCAGCTAATGAGGAGGGACAACCCTCTGGTAGCGCACCCGATTCGGGGCCAAAGGGCAAAAGTAACGGTCACCAAAAAGAGAAAAAAGAAGAACCTGAAAATCAGGAGAACCAGTCACCGGAAGAAGGCCATGATGGCAGCGGGAATGGCAATAACAGAAAAGACGACGATGGCGAAGAGAGTGAAAAAAAAGCTACCACTGAAGACCTTCAGGTACTTGCGAACCAGCTTGTAGCCATCATTGAAAGTCAAGATCCTGGAGCAGTTTTTAAGCTCAGGCAAATACTCAATGAACTGGACATGCCAAAGCGTTTGCGGGTTCTGGAAACAAAAAGCACCAACACTGCGGATACTGTCACTCCTCTTGAAGCGATACTGAAACTGCAGCGTTCTTTCAACGAGCATTCATCGCGCAACCTGTTTATCGAACAGCTGATAAAGGCCACATGCAATACAAAAAAGAATTTGAGTAAATTTGACATTCTATCTTCACTCCGACCAGCCATTCCACCTGATCAGGCAGTGCCCGAAGCGGGCGACAACAACCTGTTGATTTTGAACAAGATTGTTCTGGACATAATCCACAAGGCCAATCAATCTGACCATCAGCCACCTGTGGGACAATTTGAAAAATGTTGCTTTGCTGAGTTTTTCGCTCAATTGTTCCTGATTTATTCAAACCCGGTTGAACTGATTCGTAATCTGTTGGGGAAAATATCAGATTTAGCCTTAAGGTATGATGTTATGATTAATCCACAATCATTGACATTTCCCGCCTGTTTTTTATATAACTTCACACAATTTCACCAACACCCATCCTTTCCTGAATTAAAACGCCTCTTAAATGAGCTGATGAGGCAGGCACAAAACTCCCACTTACAACAAGTGCCTTCTATAGGGCCTTTTATCAGTAATAGCGATACTATCGCTAACGAAACAATTGCCAGCAGTGGAGATACAAGTACCATCCAGCGAGCTGGCTGCAACCAGAGAGCCTCTGGCTTTAGCGGCAGCTCCTCTTGCTTACTGGCTGGTAGAAACCCACAGCTGGAAGCAAGTCCAAATCAGCCTGCCCTCGCACATCAGCAAAATGACGCTTCCCAAGAGCGATTACAGGCAGGACCTTCATCTGCTGACCATCAAGCCACTGGGACACAGGACCGGTCCGATTTGGCAGTGTTGAGGACAAATCAAAACTACTTAACTAGCCCCCTGATCGATGGATCCATTCTCGACGAGCTGGCAAGACACGCACTGAAAAAACGAGAGAGAAAAAGACGACAGTTAAAACAGCTAGAAAGACAAATGAAAGCAAGGCGACAGATGGTGGCGACCAAGGCGATGCAAAGCAATGGCGCAGAGCGTTCTGCTTCTTTCCAGCAGTCGAGCACCCATCACGAGGAGGCAAACCCGTCGAACAAGCAGTTAAGGACACCTGTGCAAAAAAAACACATGCAACTGTGCATTCATAACTTTAGGTTATGTCGTGTAAACTTTGGGTGCTGTGAAGGGTATTTCCCCTGCCATAGATGTCACAACGACAGTAATAAATGCGACCTTACAGATCGTAAGGCTATTGATGCAAAAAGGCTTCAATGTTCTCTATGTAACTATGAGGGGGATATTACGGAAGACTCCCAGACATGCCCGGGATGCAACGAACTAATGTCGGAGTATTTCTGTGCACAATGCAAAAACTTCACCTGTGCGGAAAAAAAACCATTCCACTGCGATAAATGCGGAATTTGCCGAACAAACAAGGATGAAGCCTTTCACTGTGATGTTTGCAATTTCTGCATGAATAAAAGTTCAAAAGATACTCACCCATGTCGGCCAGATTCAGGCCACGATGAGTGCTGCATCTGCCTGGAAGATGTCTTCTCCGTTGGTTTCATATTATTGCCCTGCACCCACAAGGTTCATATGGATTGCGCCAAGGCGATGATTATGAACAAGGTAAGAACCTGCCCTGTTTGCAGATACGCTCTAAGCGCTCAGTTAATTGAAAGGATTCTGACCAGGATTAATCGTTGCCGCCAGTAGCCTGACCGAGAATAGCGCCCGTCCAGGCGACCCCGTATCAAGCACTGCAGGATACTTTCAGGTTGATGCTGCCGAAAGCTTTGTGGCACAAAGCAATTAACCCACATAGCAATTCAGAAATTCTTGGCTATTCTCTCTTTCTACTTCGGATAATAAGAATGACCAATGGTGTTCCTTATTTTTCCATGGCGGAAAGTCAGCACAGACTGTTCTGACGCGTTCTATCAGGCAAAGAGGGCAGATTGGAATTGTTGACAACAATTGTATATCGAGATTTGAATGCTTTTTTTCCGCTTATTCATACCATTTGTTCTTTCTCTACAGGCCATGGCGGTGGTGCCTTTATGCTATTCCTCAAACATCATTGATCGACATAATCAGGGTGGGCACAGAGTTCGGATTGAGATCGGTGATGTTAAAGACCCCCAGGCTTTGAGTCAGTGGCAAGTGAGCTTGCTGCTTCCGGACAGCTTCAGCGATCGAAACAGCACCTTTTGCTTTAAGGCACCTGTGTTGTCAGCAGATTCGAACAGTATTGCGATATTGGTGACGAACGACCCGGGCAACTATTGCTATCAACTGATCATACTGGCAAAAGAACAAACACCCGACTTCCAATATCTCTCTCAACATGCGTCTAAAAATGGCACACTTGTTCGCTTGAAATCCATGACCGCAGACAGACCAGAATTAACTTCTGTCACCACCGGTCAACTCCTTAACGACAAACCCCATACTACCCCATTAACCCTTTTGGTCTATTCCGATAACATGACCGGCAGTGCTTCGGAAACCAGCCAAACCCGCAATAACACAGTGACATTGACAGGAGGCAAGCTCGCTGGCATCGGCGACCTTCCAGGTGGCGGGAGCGGTGGCTTCTTCTATTTGTCGCCACCCCCACCCTGGGGAGGTGGTGGGGGGAGACCATCGGGATTATTTGAAATAGATCTGGTTATCCTGAAACCCGTCATCAACTGGCTGATGTCCATTGGCAAGGATTCTATTTCGTTTGAGGAGCAACCCTCCCCGGCGCGTCTGAAAATGACACGGGTTAATGCCGATGGCTCTTCCAGCGAAGCCGCTGTACCTGTTGGCTGGCTTGACTTCCTCAATATTGAACAACTGAACGATGTTGATTTCTGGAGCACCCTCC
This window harbors:
- a CDS encoding RING finger and CHY zinc finger domain-containing protein codes for the protein MQLCHSATIIERHYPDGRRARIEINHGTDPQGVSQWQISLLLPEGFDDQNSTLCFKAPVVSADWNSIALLVKNDLGNYCYQLVIVAKEQTYVFQDVSKSASENSTLVRLKSTTADKPELASVTTNKLLNGKSHATPLTFLVHSDNMTNSGLEAGQNRNSTLAMTGERLAGNADFSGGGNGGFFYSPPPPWGGGGRASGLFEIDLIILRPVINWLMSMGKDSSSPEEQPSPTRLKITRVNGDGSSSEAVIPLGWLDFLSTDQLTDVNFWNTLFQRAAISCPASESLHWQLGCLKQFFEHTVLKTDHAGALKAGNEGGEPSGKLPDEASKEESNDHQKEKKGEPEDQGSGSPGEGNYGNGDGNNRKDDNGKESEKNTRTQDLQVLAKQLVALIESDDPDAVFKLRQILDELDMPQRLQVLETKGTNTEGNTATPLEAILQLQRSFYENSMRNRFLEQLVEATSDQTKTLDDFNIPSELQPIIPPHRTLPEAGNNNLVILYKIVLDIIHRVNQSEQQPPLRQFEKCCFAEYLVQLLLLYSNPIESIRDLLEKIPDSILICDIMFFAKSLTFSISFRNAFLRLKQHPSRDELERLSNGLMWRALTHSQRVLSIKPVINHSANGYLKQGARPKPPALADQQNPSSQKRLQTRRAHDNHQTNEAHERSDLQVSRRNQNVLTPYPITDSLLVELKRDAEEKREKKRQRIRQIERQRKAGASPAMQSNGKECSASYQQSSNHNEETNPPDGQLKTSVQENRKPLCGHYHRLCRVNFGCCAGYFPCQSCHNMSDDCEVKDRRADKAIKLKCSICNYEGDITEDSQTCPGCNQLMSDYFCAQCKHFTNLEKKPFHCDKCGICRKYKDKCFHCDVCNVCLDIRYQDNHKCRKNSGHDECCICLEDAFSGCVILSCSHKVHRECGTAMIKSGITTCPVCRRSLYNP
- a CDS encoding CHY zinc finger protein, whose product is MHFYRLFTAFVLSLLAMAVVPLCYSLTIIDRHNPNDRVRIEINDGTDPQGVSQWQLSLLLPPPPPWGGGGRPSGLFEIDLVILKPVINWLIYIGKDSISFEEQPSPAHLKVSRVNADGSPTEAAINVGWLDFLNIEQLTDVNFWNNLFQRAATSCPAGDSHQWQLGCLKLFFERTALKTNHSGGLKAVNGGGEPSGKVPDKAPEDENNAHQKEKKDQPEDQQNHSSGENNYGREEGDNRKDDNGKESKKNTRTQDLQVIANQLVALIESDDPDAVFKLRQILEELDMPQRLQVLEIKSTNTGKNAFTPLEAILELQRSFYENSTRNRFIEQLIEATSDQTRTLDNLNIPSERQPMIPPDRSIPEAGDNNLMILFKIVQDIINRFNQSDLQPSIGHFEKSCFTEYFVQLLLLYSNPLESIRELLGKISDSVIKHDIMISAQSLTFSTPFRAILIQLDQHPSFHELERLSNELIRQVLTSQLLQEPSVLLPLTEPVASNCDNTSNSSSTNNSNRFTHYTRQVNRYRSDSGSSVSSPVLPADRYLQQGARPKLPDPADRQNPSSQKRFQTGRSYGNHHTNGAHNRSDLEASGINQNFSTQHSTDDSLLVELKGRAQEKKEKKRQQTKELTEEAQKLRIEKQSLTAEVQALRTVIQELTEEIQGLRLENQELVATNKNLVTKDQELYKCMVKANTEALHLKEQIKKLHVDLRRQQELVDHLIHRADNQTASANLLHQMFQANSLAVRSNGTAFFVPFHPNNNEKANPPKEQLKTSAQEKRKPLCRDYRRLCYVKFECCQWYFPCHRCHNESDRCEVTSRIALHATRLLCSVCGFNGEITENSQTCPNCNEQMSQYFCAKCKHFTDMEKKPYHCDKCGICRVEEDKNFHCDTCNVCLDTGLQNNHKCQENLGQNLCCICLEDTFTSSIRLNCSHIIHYECGIAMIHNGIRTCPVCRHSLYDPPVENNH
- a CDS encoding RING finger domain-containing protein, which produces MHSYRSFITFVLFLMTMWVVTLCYSSTIIDRHNPGGQKVRIEINDATDPQAVSQWQVSLLLPDSFNNQNSTLCFKAPVVSADSNSIAILMTNDQSNYCYQLLILTKKQIPDFQHLSQQASKNGTLIRLKSATADKPELTSVTTDQLLNGKPHTTPLTLLVYSDNTTGGELETGQTWNNTVTLTGGKLAGIADFPGGGNGGFFYSRPPWGGGGGRPSGLFEIDLVILKPVINWLMSIGKDSISFEEQPSPARLKMTRVNADGSSSEAAIPVGWLDFLNIEQLNDVDFWNTLLQHAATSCPASESLQWQLACFKRFLERSALKTNHGGGLMAANEEGQPSGSAPDSGPKGKSNGHQKEKKEEPENQENQSPEEGHDGSGNGNNRKDDDGEESEKKATTEDLQVLANQLVAIIESQDPGAVFKLRQILNELDMPKRLRVLETKSTNTADTVTPLEAILKLQRSFNEHSSRNLFIEQLIKATCNTKKNLSKFDILSSLRPAIPPDQAVPEAGDNNLLILNKIVLDIIHKANQSDHQPPVGQFEKCCFAEFFAQLFLIYSNPVELIRNLLGKISDLALRYDVMINPQSLTFPACFLYNFTQFHQHPSFPELKRLLNELMRQAQNSHLQQVPSIGPFISNSDTIANETIASSGDTSTIQRAGCNQRASGFSGSSSCLLAGRNPQLEASPNQPALAHQQNDASQERLQAGPSSADHQATGTQDRSDLAVLRTNQNYLTSPLIDGSILDELARHALKKRERKRRQLKQLERQMKARRQMVATKAMQSNGAERSASFQQSSTHHEEANPSNKQLRTPVQKKHMQLCIHNFRLCRVNFGCCEGYFPCHRCHNDSNKCDLTDRKAIDAKRLQCSLCNYEGDITEDSQTCPGCNELMSEYFCAQCKNFTCAEKKPFHCDKCGICRTNKDEAFHCDVCNFCMNKSSKDTHPCRPDSGHDECCICLEDVFSVGFILLPCTHKVHMDCAKAMIMNKVRTCPVCRYALSAQLIERILTRINRCRQ